One window of the Runella slithyformis DSM 19594 genome contains the following:
- the tssD gene encoding type VI secretion system tube protein TssD, which yields MAHKAEITIDSKKFEVLHCSYSLHQHVNPNTNETTSEVFGGNIDVTIETRNADAKIIELMVLPHKDDVSGEIKFNNQKGEELRTIKFNHAAVVNFSETFSLSGSGTGSQSFTICARELDIQGQKLNLKRD from the coding sequence ATGGCACATAAGGCAGAAATTACCATTGACAGTAAAAAATTTGAAGTATTGCACTGCTCGTACAGCTTACATCAGCATGTAAACCCCAATACCAACGAGACAACCTCCGAAGTATTCGGCGGCAACATTGATGTTACCATCGAAACACGCAATGCCGACGCCAAAATCATTGAACTGATGGTATTACCGCACAAAGATGACGTCAGCGGAGAAATCAAGTTCAACAATCAGAAAGGCGAAGAGCTGAGAACCATCAAGTTCAACCACGCCGCCGTGGTCAATTTCAGCGAAACCTTCAGCCTTTCGGGCAGCGGCACGGGCTCACAGAGTTTCACCATCTGCGCCCGTGAGTTGGACATCCAGGGGCAGAAACTGAACCTAAAAAGAGATTAG
- a CDS encoding DUF6765 family protein, protein MEESGHYYTVYFVSLAVGFTNERSHEYAFYTQMPDEVEEFDAAFLEKKQFKNAGKFHAAKQALKIAYSQLFPFTPMGVGALEESLARQEKILAKANQWRMIVELGLHSLTGKSAKDEQDKTAKLLKSTKPDNMVRFGFLLHRYGDTFAHSRMDNPSKLYDTSENISSPTHRGHMLDGTHADHPWERETLYFQYVEGLYDILSTAKEKSRNDIGSTRRGKVLALHEIKNTLKRAINEARMWSENEIKNYNAIDTTRCKPAIASGLFDACKKPEEAAQLFFSEIIRREVFFTLGINIHSYTPERNETVSLKQFLDPKNGYMNGISSAYSSEQLEKEIYKLLEEASGK, encoded by the coding sequence ATGGAAGAATCAGGGCATTATTATACAGTATACTTTGTATCGTTAGCTGTTGGTTTTACCAACGAACGCTCTCACGAGTATGCATTTTATACTCAAATGCCGGACGAAGTGGAAGAATTTGATGCTGCTTTTTTAGAAAAAAAGCAATTTAAAAATGCGGGGAAATTTCATGCAGCCAAACAAGCCCTTAAAATTGCTTATTCACAACTGTTCCCGTTTACACCCATGGGAGTAGGCGCGTTGGAAGAGTCATTAGCTCGGCAGGAAAAAATACTGGCAAAGGCCAATCAATGGCGAATGATCGTTGAACTCGGGCTTCATTCCCTTACCGGTAAGTCTGCCAAGGACGAACAGGACAAAACAGCTAAGTTGCTGAAAAGTACCAAACCCGATAACATGGTCCGGTTTGGATTTTTACTGCATCGGTATGGTGACACATTCGCCCACTCCCGGATGGACAATCCATCAAAGCTGTATGATACAAGTGAGAATATTTCAAGCCCGACCCATCGAGGGCATATGCTTGACGGTACACATGCCGACCATCCATGGGAAAGAGAAACTCTTTATTTTCAATACGTTGAAGGATTATATGATATTTTATCTACGGCAAAGGAAAAGAGCAGGAACGATATAGGCAGCACCCGAAGGGGCAAAGTTTTAGCTCTGCATGAAATAAAAAACACCCTCAAACGCGCCATAAATGAAGCACGGATGTGGTCAGAGAATGAAATAAAAAACTACAATGCCATAGACACCACAAGATGTAAGCCGGCCATAGCCTCAGGCTTATTCGATGCCTGCAAAAAACCCGAAGAAGCAGCTCAACTGTTTTTTTCTGAAATTATCAGGCGTGAAGTATTCTTTACACTGGGAATCAACATTCATTCTTATACCCCCGAACGAAATGAAACGGTTTCTCTAAAGCAATTTTTAGATCCGAAAAATGGATATATGAACGGAATCAGTTCTGCTTATTCTTCTGAGCAGCTTGAAAAAGAAATATATAAATTATTGGAAGAAGCAAGTGGGAAATAG